A window from Branchiostoma lanceolatum isolate klBraLanc5 chromosome 9, klBraLanc5.hap2, whole genome shotgun sequence encodes these proteins:
- the LOC136441196 gene encoding cilia- and flagella-associated protein 77-like has translation MAQDRIGLYRDSMNDNPLLAKSQLGRPLKRGFSLPPDDFTYGRPNTGKDGGTAEAMGNWNAALPSMTSKPGEQKRDRDFIGLNRAAIKAGLVTSGEHYHFRANHDIRRKMSPSENKIRTRRIPPDMTFGISTRPSTPVFDLLEHKYQDRWLQQRRLTELTNREKQQKKILNGNIYETRASLLRKYSPVVEAPPLWHMPRFERVHPHLETFRSPEARKLAFRAHSHDATSRTGVFGHGIYAAAKS, from the exons ATGGCACAGGACCGGATAGGACTGTACAGAGACTCCATGAACGACAACCCGCTTTTGGCCAAG TCCCAGCTTGGCAGACCACTGAAGCGAGGCTTCTCCCTGCCTCCCGATGACTTCACATACGGCAGACCGAACACAGGGAAGGACGGAGGCACTGCTGAAG CCATGGGCAACTGGAACGCAGCGCTACCATCCATGACATCCAAACCTGGCGAGCAGAAACGGGATCGGGATTTCATCGGCCTCAACCGTGCGGCAATCAAGGCCGGCCTGGTCACATCGGGGGAACACTACCACTTCCGCGCCAACCACGACATCCGGCGGAAAATGTCGCCAAGCGAGAACAAAATCCGCACCAGACGCATTCCACCCGACATGACCTTTGGCATTTCCACAAG ACCGTCCACACCTGTGTTTGATCTGCTAGAGCACAAGTACCAGGACCGCTGGCTGCAGCAGCGGAGGCTAACAGAACTGACCAACCGCGAGAAGCAACAGAAAAAG ATCCTAAATGGCAACATCTATGAAACGAGGGCTTCGTTGTTGAGAAAGTACAGCCCAGTCGTGGAGGCACCACCCCTCTGGCACATGCCCCGCTTTGAAAGG GTGCACCCGCATTTGGAGACTTTCCGGTCACCAGAGGCGAGAAAATTGGCATTCCGGGCGCATTCTCACGACGCCACGTCTCGGACTGGAGTGTTCGGCCACGGAATCTACGCCGCGGCGAAGAGTTAA